Proteins from a genomic interval of Streptomyces sp. NBC_00820:
- a CDS encoding FtsW/RodA/SpoVE family cell cycle protein, whose translation MSSTTNTPTHHTSTIGSIGAPSRRNTELALLIFAVVIPVFAYANVGLALNDEVPTGLLGYGLGLGLLAGVAHIAVRKFAPYADPLLLPLATLLNGLGLVVIWRLDQSKLLQSIGQAGGKATNQLIYTALGIVLFVVVLIFLKDHRTLQRYTYISMVGAVVLLLLPLIPGLGADLTYGAKIWIQIGSFTIQPGEFAKIVLAIFFAGYLMVKRDALALASRRFMGIYLPRGRDLGPILVVWAISILILVFETDLGTSLLFFGMFVIMLYVATERTSWIVFGLLMSAAGAVGVASFEPHVQTRVQAWLDPMREYKLSRIVTHDGILHSEQAQQALWAFGSGGTLGTGLGQGHSELIRFAANSDFILATFGEELGLAGIMAILLVYGLIAERGVRTALAARDPFGKLLAIGLSGAFALQVFVVAGGVMGLIPLTGMTMPFIAYGGSSVIANWALIGVLIRISDTARRPAPTPAASPDAEMTQIVRPGSSGPTAE comes from the coding sequence ATGAGCAGTACTACGAACACGCCGACGCACCACACGTCCACGATCGGCTCGATCGGTGCGCCGAGCCGCCGCAACACCGAGCTGGCCCTGCTGATCTTCGCGGTGGTCATCCCGGTGTTCGCCTACGCCAACGTGGGCCTCGCCCTCAACGACGAGGTGCCCACCGGGCTGCTCGGGTACGGGCTGGGCCTCGGCCTGCTGGCCGGCGTCGCCCACATCGCCGTACGGAAGTTCGCCCCGTACGCGGACCCGCTGCTGCTGCCGCTGGCCACCCTGCTCAACGGGCTCGGCCTGGTCGTCATCTGGCGGCTGGACCAGTCCAAGCTGCTGCAGTCCATCGGCCAGGCCGGCGGCAAGGCGACCAACCAGCTGATCTACACGGCCCTGGGCATCGTCCTCTTCGTCGTCGTGCTGATCTTCCTCAAGGACCACCGCACGCTGCAGCGCTACACCTACATCTCCATGGTGGGCGCGGTGGTCCTGCTGCTGCTCCCCCTGATCCCCGGCCTCGGCGCCGACCTCACCTACGGCGCCAAGATCTGGATTCAGATCGGCAGCTTCACCATCCAGCCCGGCGAGTTCGCCAAGATCGTCCTCGCGATCTTCTTCGCCGGCTACCTGATGGTGAAGCGCGACGCGCTCGCGCTCGCCAGCCGCCGCTTCATGGGCATCTACCTGCCGCGCGGTCGCGACCTCGGACCGATCCTCGTCGTCTGGGCGATCTCGATCCTCATCCTCGTCTTCGAGACCGACCTCGGCACCTCGCTGCTGTTCTTCGGCATGTTCGTGATCATGCTGTACGTCGCCACCGAGCGGACCAGCTGGATCGTCTTCGGTCTGCTGATGTCCGCTGCGGGCGCCGTCGGCGTGGCCAGCTTCGAGCCGCACGTCCAGACGCGTGTCCAGGCGTGGCTCGACCCGATGCGCGAGTACAAGCTCAGCCGCATCGTCACCCACGACGGCATCCTCCACTCCGAGCAGGCTCAGCAGGCCCTGTGGGCGTTCGGCTCCGGCGGCACCCTGGGCACCGGCCTCGGCCAGGGCCACTCGGAGCTGATCCGCTTCGCCGCCAACTCCGACTTCATCCTCGCCACCTTCGGCGAGGAACTCGGCCTCGCCGGCATCATGGCGATCCTGCTCGTCTACGGCCTGATCGCGGAACGCGGCGTGCGCACCGCCCTCGCCGCCCGCGACCCGTTCGGCAAGCTCCTCGCCATCGGCCTGTCCGGCGCCTTCGCGCTCCAGGTGTTCGTCGTGGCCGGCGGCGTGATGGGACTCATCCCGCTGACCGGTATGACGATGCCCTTCATCGCCTACGGCGGTTCCTCCGTCATCGCCAACTGGGCCCTCATCGGCGTCCTCATCCGCATCAGCGACACGGCCCGCCGCCCCGCGCCCACTCCCGCCGCCAGTCCCGACGCGGAGATGACCCAGATCGTGCGGCCCGGCAGCTCCGGCCCCACCGCGGAGTGA
- a CDS encoding DUF881 domain-containing protein, which translates to MSNSADSPGAGSMGSAPEPATEPARRGPRVPPMRVLTVAVFALAGLIFFTSFDTAKGTDIRQDGSLLKLSDLIQERSRKNKGLDESNATLRGHVDALAESDDGRTEAEDRRLGGLEESAGTRGLTGDAVTVTLNDAPPNATAKLPGYPEPQPDYLVIHQQDLQAVVNALWQGGAKGIKVMDQRLISTSAVRCVGNTLILQGRVYSPPYKITAVGDPDRLKQALADSRAIQTYMVYVNVYGLGWQVTDEGTVTLPGYAGTVDLHYAKPVG; encoded by the coding sequence TTGAGCAATTCTGCCGACTCCCCAGGTGCGGGATCAATGGGTTCCGCGCCCGAGCCTGCGACGGAGCCCGCGCGCCGCGGTCCGCGCGTCCCGCCGATGCGTGTTCTCACCGTGGCCGTCTTCGCCCTGGCCGGGCTGATCTTCTTCACCAGCTTCGACACCGCCAAGGGCACCGACATCCGTCAGGACGGCTCCCTGCTGAAGCTGTCCGACCTGATCCAGGAACGCAGCCGCAAGAACAAGGGGCTGGACGAGTCCAACGCCACCCTGCGCGGACACGTGGACGCGCTCGCCGAGAGCGACGACGGCCGCACCGAGGCCGAGGACCGCAGGCTCGGCGGGCTGGAGGAGAGTGCGGGCACCCGGGGGCTCACCGGCGACGCGGTCACCGTCACCCTCAACGACGCCCCGCCGAACGCCACCGCCAAGCTCCCCGGCTATCCCGAGCCGCAGCCCGACTACCTGGTGATCCACCAGCAGGACCTGCAGGCCGTGGTCAACGCGCTGTGGCAGGGCGGAGCCAAGGGGATCAAGGTCATGGACCAGCGGCTGATCTCGACCAGCGCGGTGCGCTGTGTGGGCAACACCCTGATCCTCCAGGGCCGGGTGTACTCACCGCCGTACAAGATCACCGCGGTCGGGGACCCGGACCGGCTGAAGCAGGCGCTCGCGGACAGCAGGGCGATCCAGACGTACATGGTGTACGTCAACGTCTACGGCCTCGGCTGGCAGGTCACCGACGAGGGCACGGTGACGCTGCCGGGGTACGCGGGCACGGTGGATCTCCACTACGCGAAGCCGGTGGGGTAA
- a CDS encoding rhomboid family intramembrane serine protease has translation MEQPAGSAQDARSLPGCYRHPDRETGVRCTRCERPICPECMVSASVGFHCPECARGGASSEARTPAAAQPRTLAGGTVAADPRLLTKLLIGINVALFLVQLTVGDAFTERFELIGNALTHYSPYVPQGVADGQYYRLLTSMFLHGGYLHIAFNMLSLWWIGGPLEAALGRARYLALYFVSGLAGSALTYLLAAPYQPSLGASGAIFGLFGATAVLMRRLNYDMRPVIALLVINLIITFGVPNISWQAHIGGLVAGVGVGYAMVHAPREKRALIQYGSCALVLVVVAILTLVRTAQLT, from the coding sequence ATGGAGCAGCCCGCAGGCAGCGCCCAGGACGCCCGGAGCCTGCCCGGGTGCTACCGGCACCCGGACCGCGAGACCGGTGTGCGCTGCACCCGCTGCGAACGGCCCATCTGCCCCGAGTGCATGGTCAGCGCCTCGGTCGGCTTCCACTGCCCCGAATGCGCCCGTGGGGGAGCATCGAGCGAGGCCCGGACCCCGGCCGCCGCCCAGCCCCGCACCCTGGCCGGCGGAACCGTCGCGGCCGACCCCAGGCTGCTCACCAAGCTGCTGATCGGCATCAACGTCGCGCTCTTCCTCGTCCAGCTGACGGTGGGCGACGCCTTCACCGAGCGGTTCGAGCTGATCGGAAACGCCCTCACCCACTACTCGCCGTACGTACCGCAAGGCGTCGCGGACGGCCAGTACTACCGCCTGCTGACCTCGATGTTCCTGCACGGCGGCTACCTCCACATCGCCTTCAACATGCTCAGCCTGTGGTGGATCGGCGGCCCCCTCGAAGCCGCCCTCGGCCGCGCCCGCTACCTGGCCCTCTATTTCGTCTCCGGCCTGGCCGGCAGCGCGCTCACCTACCTGCTCGCCGCGCCCTACCAGCCCTCGCTCGGCGCCTCCGGTGCGATCTTCGGCCTCTTCGGCGCCACCGCCGTCCTCATGCGCCGCCTGAACTACGACATGCGGCCGGTCATCGCGCTGCTCGTGATCAACCTGATCATCACCTTCGGAGTGCCGAACATCTCCTGGCAGGCCCACATCGGCGGCCTCGTCGCCGGCGTCGGCGTCGGGTACGCCATGGTCCACGCCCCGCGCGAGAAGCGGGCGCTGATCCAGTACGGCAGCTGCGCGCTCGTCCTGGTCGTCGTGGCGATCCTCACCCTCGTCAGGACCGCTCAGCTCACCTGA
- the crgA gene encoding cell division protein CrgA, whose amino-acid sequence MPKSRIRKKADYTPPPAKQAQALKLTNRAWVAPVMLAMFLIGLAWIVVFYVTDGSLPVDSLDNWNIVVGFGFIAAGFGVSTQWK is encoded by the coding sequence GTGCCGAAGTCACGTATCCGCAAGAAGGCCGACTACACGCCGCCGCCGGCGAAGCAGGCGCAGGCCCTCAAGCTCACCAACCGTGCCTGGGTCGCTCCGGTCATGCTCGCCATGTTCCTCATCGGGCTGGCCTGGATCGTCGTCTTCTACGTGACCGACGGCTCGCTGCCGGTCGACAGCCTGGACAACTGGAACATCGTGGTCGGCTTCGGCTTCATCGCCGCCGGCTTCGGTGTCTCCACGCAGTGGAAGTAG
- a CDS encoding restriction endonuclease has translation MIDQTALLESKTLRNSVLDRTDVLDRVKALSLLPDGVHVTTAMVAVYFEVADTVINNLLSRHREELESNGLRVLRGPELREFKELNLSSQNNGCPQPRSSLAVWSRRAVLNVAMLLRDSEVARQVRTYLLDMEYLARTQPAENLARTDHLSLDDRIDQRIAQVLGKTVVPMFNALIETSGEHRREMIALRSGVQHIERRLQQHHARLRRLESPREDRALAGVMAAMDAMSGREFEHHIATLLRRDGCTSVCVLGRHGDRGVDITALTTDGRRLVAQCKRFAPHLQITSPEVQKFVGSAKVLYASDVAVYVTTCRFTPDAQSIAAEAGITTVHRGQLEKWSAGEMLSVLK, from the coding sequence ATGATCGACCAAACGGCTCTGCTGGAGTCCAAGACCCTGCGCAACAGCGTGCTGGACCGCACGGACGTACTCGACAGGGTGAAGGCGCTGTCACTGCTGCCGGACGGGGTGCACGTGACGACAGCGATGGTGGCGGTGTACTTCGAGGTTGCCGACACCGTGATCAACAATCTGCTCAGCCGTCACAGGGAGGAGCTCGAGTCCAACGGGCTCCGCGTACTTCGCGGTCCTGAGCTGCGAGAATTCAAGGAACTCAACTTGAGTTCCCAAAACAACGGTTGCCCACAGCCCCGCTCCAGCCTGGCCGTCTGGTCCCGACGAGCCGTACTCAACGTCGCCATGCTCCTCCGTGACAGTGAAGTCGCTCGCCAGGTCCGCACGTACCTGCTCGACATGGAGTACCTGGCGCGGACCCAGCCCGCGGAAAACCTCGCCCGGACCGATCACCTCTCCCTCGACGACCGCATCGACCAACGCATCGCCCAGGTCCTCGGCAAGACCGTCGTCCCCATGTTCAACGCCCTGATCGAAACGTCGGGCGAGCACCGCAGGGAGATGATCGCGCTCCGATCAGGCGTCCAGCACATCGAGAGGCGGCTCCAGCAGCACCACGCCCGCCTCCGGAGGCTGGAGAGCCCCCGCGAGGATCGCGCCCTCGCCGGGGTCATGGCCGCCATGGATGCCATGAGCGGCCGCGAGTTCGAGCATCACATCGCCACTCTCCTGCGCCGCGACGGCTGCACCAGCGTCTGCGTGCTGGGCCGCCACGGAGACCGAGGCGTCGACATCACCGCGCTCACGACCGACGGCCGACGCCTCGTCGCCCAGTGCAAGAGGTTCGCGCCCCACCTGCAGATCACCAGCCCCGAGGTCCAGAAGTTCGTCGGGTCCGCCAAGGTGCTGTACGCCTCGGACGTGGCCGTCTACGTGACGACCTGCCGCTTCACCCCCGACGCCCAGAGCATCGCCGCCGAGGCCGGCATCACCACCGTTCACCGCGGGCAGCTGGAGAAGTGGAGCGCTGGGGAAATGCTGTCGGTCCTGAAGTAG
- the pknB gene encoding Stk1 family PASTA domain-containing Ser/Thr kinase — MEEPRRLGGRYELGHVLGRGGMAEVYLAHDTRLGRTVAVKTLRADLARDPSFQARFRREAQSAASLNHPAIVAVYDTGEDYIDGVSIPYIVMEYVDGSTLRELLHSGRKLLPERTLEMTIGILQALEYSHRAGIVHRDIKPANVMLTRNGQVKVMDFGIARAMGDSGMTMTQTAAVIGTAQYLSPEQAKGEQVDARSDLYSTGCLLYELLTVRPPFVGDSPVAVAYQHVREEPQPPSVFDPEITPEMDAIVLKALVKDPNYRYQSADEMRLDIEACLDGQPVAATATMNSVGYVGYPDEQATTALRQEPGGGATTMLPPMNPDDGGYGYDDRPGRRRPQQKKNNTSTILLVVAGVLVLVGAILIGKYVVTGHNNDKPFKVPNFVGSSLPDARKMAENSGLTLADPTRRPCDDQPKGKVCSQDPAYPAEVKKGDTISLVVSTGAPKVVVPSVVSQSFDSAKTQLESNKYQFNVVRKDRVSSEQPGTVLEQSLRLGQEVEKGTKIVLTVAKAEELISVPDVAGQTCDQARATLQQKGLAPAGTCTPDTTVTDPAQNGKVQSTNPKAGDPVKKNTPIAITVAQVQAGQQVQVPPLENSSVKDARATLQALGLGLNVAGGVQDENAKIVGNSTPPAGTTVNRGDTVTVLAVPQGGGNGNGGFFGGGG; from the coding sequence ATGGAAGAGCCGCGTCGCCTAGGCGGCCGGTACGAACTGGGCCACGTGCTCGGCCGCGGTGGCATGGCGGAGGTCTACCTCGCCCATGACACCCGCCTCGGCCGCACCGTGGCAGTGAAGACGCTGCGCGCGGACCTCGCGCGCGATCCGTCCTTCCAGGCCCGGTTCCGCCGTGAGGCCCAGTCGGCCGCCTCGCTCAACCATCCCGCGATCGTCGCGGTCTACGACACGGGCGAGGACTACATCGACGGGGTCTCGATCCCGTACATCGTGATGGAGTACGTCGACGGCTCCACGCTCCGTGAGCTGCTCCACTCCGGCCGCAAGCTGCTGCCCGAGCGGACCCTGGAGATGACCATCGGCATCCTCCAGGCCCTGGAGTACTCGCACCGCGCGGGCATCGTCCACCGTGACATCAAGCCGGCCAACGTCATGCTGACGCGCAACGGCCAGGTCAAGGTCATGGACTTCGGCATCGCCCGCGCCATGGGCGACTCCGGCATGACCATGACCCAGACCGCGGCCGTCATCGGCACCGCCCAGTACCTCTCCCCGGAGCAGGCCAAGGGCGAGCAGGTCGACGCCCGCTCGGACCTGTACTCCACGGGCTGCCTCCTCTACGAGCTGCTCACGGTACGACCGCCCTTCGTCGGCGACTCCCCCGTGGCCGTGGCCTACCAGCACGTCCGCGAGGAGCCCCAGCCGCCGAGCGTGTTCGACCCCGAGATCACCCCCGAGATGGACGCCATCGTCCTCAAGGCACTGGTCAAGGACCCGAACTACCGCTACCAGTCCGCCGACGAGATGCGCCTGGACATCGAGGCCTGCCTCGACGGCCAGCCGGTCGCGGCGACCGCCACGATGAACTCGGTCGGCTACGTCGGCTACCCCGACGAACAGGCGACGACGGCCCTGCGCCAGGAGCCGGGCGGCGGAGCGACGACGATGCTCCCGCCGATGAACCCCGACGACGGCGGCTACGGCTACGACGACCGCCCCGGCCGGCGACGCCCGCAGCAGAAGAAGAACAACACCTCCACGATCCTCCTCGTGGTCGCGGGCGTCCTGGTCCTCGTCGGCGCGATCCTCATCGGCAAGTACGTGGTTACCGGCCACAACAACGACAAGCCCTTCAAGGTCCCGAACTTCGTCGGCAGCAGCCTCCCGGACGCCCGGAAGATGGCCGAGAACAGCGGACTCACCCTGGCCGACCCCACCCGCCGCCCCTGCGACGACCAGCCCAAGGGCAAGGTCTGCTCCCAGGACCCCGCGTACCCCGCCGAGGTCAAGAAGGGCGACACCATCTCGCTGGTGGTGTCGACGGGCGCGCCGAAGGTCGTCGTACCGAGTGTCGTGAGCCAGAGCTTCGACTCCGCCAAGACGCAGCTGGAAAGCAACAAGTACCAGTTCAACGTGGTGAGGAAGGACCGTGTCTCTTCGGAGCAGCCCGGCACGGTCCTGGAGCAGAGCCTGCGCCTCGGCCAGGAGGTCGAGAAGGGCACCAAGATCGTCCTCACGGTCGCCAAGGCCGAAGAACTGATCAGCGTCCCCGACGTCGCCGGCCAGACCTGTGACCAGGCCAGGGCCACACTGCAGCAGAAGGGCCTGGCACCGGCAGGGACCTGCACCCCCGACACGACGGTGACGGACCCGGCCCAGAACGGCAAGGTGCAGAGCACCAACCCGAAGGCGGGCGACCCGGTCAAGAAGAACACGCCCATCGCGATCACCGTCGCCCAGGTACAGGCCGGGCAGCAGGTACAGGTCCCGCCGCTTGAGAACAGCAGCGTCAAGGACGCCAGGGCCACGCTTCAGGCCCTGGGCCTCGGGCTGAACGTCGCGGGCGGCGTCCAGGACGAGAACGCCAAGATCGTCGGCAACTCGACCCCGCCCGCCGGCACCACCGTCAACAGGGGTGACACCGTCACCGTGCTCGCCGTACCCCAAGGCGGCGGCAACGGAAACGGCGGCTTCTTCGGAGGCGGCGGCTGA
- a CDS encoding class E sortase: MTALRPEREDFHGDVPHESYDHAPSYGDASFAGAGDPPTALMPALDGRAGAPSSYDDRFQEPGGGPLPAVGDDETMALRIPGPSEGPESGSLRASGASSAASAAGGATGGRAARRKAAKRGGGRHGGSREAASPAESGPDAPKRSLSRVEARRQERLRKPSPSVIASRAIGEVFITTGVLMLLFVTYQLWWTNVRAHAQAGSETNQLQDDWASGKRAPGVFEPGQGFAILHIPKLDVVAPIAEGISKEKVLDKGMVGHYGEGALKTAMPYDKTGNFALAAHRNTHGEPFRYINKLVNGDAVVVETQDKYFVYKVSSMLPVTPPSNTSVLDPIPPGSGFTEPGRYITLTTCTPEFTSKYRLIVWGKMVEERPRSKGKPDALIE; encoded by the coding sequence GTGACCGCGCTGCGCCCCGAGCGCGAGGACTTCCACGGCGACGTGCCGCACGAGTCCTATGACCATGCGCCGTCCTACGGCGATGCGTCGTTCGCGGGCGCGGGTGATCCTCCGACGGCGCTGATGCCTGCTCTCGACGGGCGGGCGGGGGCGCCGTCGTCGTACGACGACCGGTTCCAGGAGCCGGGGGGTGGCCCGCTGCCCGCTGTCGGCGACGACGAGACGATGGCGCTGCGGATCCCCGGCCCGTCCGAGGGGCCGGAGAGCGGCTCTCTGCGCGCTTCTGGGGCCTCTTCCGCGGCGTCGGCCGCCGGAGGTGCCACCGGGGGCCGTGCGGCCCGCAGGAAGGCCGCCAAGCGGGGTGGCGGGCGTCATGGCGGGTCCCGGGAGGCGGCGTCGCCGGCGGAGTCCGGGCCGGACGCCCCGAAGCGGTCGCTGTCGCGGGTGGAGGCCCGGCGGCAGGAGCGGCTGCGCAAGCCGAGTCCGTCGGTGATCGCGAGCCGGGCGATCGGCGAGGTGTTCATCACCACGGGTGTGCTGATGCTGCTGTTCGTCACCTATCAGCTGTGGTGGACGAATGTGCGGGCGCACGCGCAGGCCGGCAGCGAGACGAACCAGCTGCAGGACGACTGGGCGAGCGGCAAGCGGGCTCCGGGGGTGTTCGAGCCGGGGCAGGGGTTCGCGATCCTGCACATCCCCAAGCTGGACGTGGTGGCGCCGATCGCGGAGGGCATCAGCAAGGAGAAGGTGCTCGACAAGGGCATGGTCGGGCATTACGGCGAGGGCGCGCTGAAGACCGCGATGCCGTACGACAAGACCGGCAACTTCGCGCTGGCCGCGCACCGCAACACGCACGGTGAACCGTTCCGCTACATCAACAAGCTGGTCAACGGTGACGCGGTCGTGGTCGAGACGCAGGACAAGTACTTTGTGTACAAGGTGTCTTCGATGCTTCCGGTGACTCCTCCGTCCAACACCAGTGTGCTGGACCCGATCCCGCCGGGCTCCGGTTTCACCGAGCCGGGCCGGTACATCACCCTGACCACCTGTACGCCGGAGTTCACCAGCAAGTATCGGCTGATCGTCTGGGGCAAGATGGTCGAGGAACGCCCGCGGAGCAAGGGCAAGCCGGACGCGCTCATCGAGTAG
- a CDS encoding peptidoglycan D,D-transpeptidase FtsI family protein produces MNKPLRRIAIFCGLLVLALLIRDNWLQYAQADKLRTDPANRRVAIERYASPRGDIIVDGNPITGSTVSKAGDYKYKRTYKNGPMWAPVTGYSSQAFDASQLEKIDDGILTGNDDRLFFRNTLDMITGKPKQGGNVVTTLNAAAQKAAFAGLKARGAKGAVVALEPSTGKILALASYPSYDPSSFSGDRNGDAAAWNKLQKKNDPSDPMLNRALRETYPPGSTFKVVTAAAALENGKYPSADQPTDSPLPWIMPGTTKPLENEGNIPCHNATMRVALQFSCNTVFGKIGADLGNDKMLAEAKKFGFTDEQFIPVRSAASVFPDKMNTSQTALSSIGQFNTAATPLQMAMVASAVANDGKLMKPYMVDELQSSNLDPVEQTKPTEMSRPLTPGNAQILQSMMETVVKDGTGKNAQLSDATVGGKTGTAQHGVENSENPYAWFISFAKLSDGSSPVAVAVVIEDDNANRGDISGGGLAAPIAKSVMEAVINSKK; encoded by the coding sequence GTGAACAAGCCCCTGCGCCGCATCGCGATCTTCTGCGGACTTCTCGTCCTGGCACTGCTGATCCGCGACAACTGGCTCCAGTACGCCCAGGCCGACAAGCTGCGTACCGACCCGGCCAACCGCCGCGTGGCCATCGAGCGCTACGCCTCCCCGCGCGGCGACATCATCGTCGACGGCAACCCGATAACGGGATCGACGGTGAGCAAGGCCGGCGACTACAAGTACAAGCGCACCTACAAGAACGGGCCCATGTGGGCCCCGGTCACCGGCTACTCCTCTCAGGCCTTCGACGCCAGCCAGCTCGAGAAGATCGACGACGGCATCCTCACCGGCAACGACGACCGGCTGTTCTTCCGCAACACCCTCGACATGATCACCGGCAAGCCCAAGCAGGGCGGCAACGTCGTCACCACCCTCAACGCCGCCGCGCAGAAGGCCGCGTTCGCCGGCCTCAAGGCCCGTGGCGCCAAGGGAGCCGTCGTCGCCCTGGAGCCCTCCACCGGCAAGATCCTGGCGCTGGCCTCCTACCCTTCGTACGACCCCTCGTCCTTCTCCGGTGACCGCAACGGCGACGCAGCCGCGTGGAACAAGCTCCAGAAGAAGAACGACCCCTCCGACCCGATGCTGAACCGGGCGCTGCGCGAGACCTACCCGCCGGGCTCCACCTTCAAGGTGGTCACCGCCGCGGCCGCGCTGGAGAACGGCAAGTACCCCTCCGCCGACCAGCCCACCGACTCGCCGCTGCCGTGGATCATGCCCGGCACCACCAAGCCGCTGGAGAACGAGGGCAACATCCCCTGCCACAACGCGACCATGCGCGTCGCGCTGCAGTTCTCCTGCAACACCGTCTTCGGCAAGATCGGCGCCGACCTCGGCAACGACAAGATGCTCGCCGAGGCGAAGAAGTTCGGCTTCACCGACGAGCAGTTCATCCCGGTCCGCTCCGCCGCGTCGGTGTTCCCCGACAAGATGAACACCTCGCAGACCGCACTGTCCTCCATCGGCCAGTTCAACACCGCCGCCACCCCGCTGCAGATGGCCATGGTCGCCTCCGCGGTCGCCAATGACGGCAAGCTGATGAAGCCCTACATGGTCGACGAGCTGCAGTCCTCCAACCTGGACCCGGTCGAGCAGACCAAGCCGACCGAGATGAGCCGGCCGCTGACCCCGGGGAACGCCCAGATCCTGCAGTCGATGATGGAGACCGTCGTCAAGGACGGCACCGGCAAGAACGCGCAGCTCTCCGACGCCACCGTCGGCGGCAAGACCGGTACCGCCCAGCACGGCGTCGAGAACAGCGAGAACCCCTACGCCTGGTTCATCTCCTTCGCCAAGCTCTCCGACGGCAGCTCGCCCGTCGCGGTCGCCGTGGTCATCGAGGACGACAACGCCAACCGCGGCGACATCTCCGGCGGCGGCCTCGCCGCCCCGATCGCGAAGAGCGTGATGGAGGCGGTCATCAACTCCAAGAAGTGA
- a CDS encoding class E sortase, with protein MAATADDTEEHTDASDAPAAGPRRRPGRVALAISGLGELLITVGLVLGLFVVYSLWWTNVVADRKADRQADRVRDHWAHPADTGPGALDTKDGIGFLHVPAMRNGVVLVEKGTDTDVLDDGVAGYYTDPVKAALPMTGKKGNFTLAAHRDGHGAKFHNIDKLEEGDPIVFETKDDWYVYKVFSILPETSKYDVKVLSQVPEESGKDKPGHYITLTTCTPVYTSRYRYVVWGELERVQPVDSKRTPPKELR; from the coding sequence GTGGCAGCGACCGCCGACGACACCGAAGAACACACGGACGCGTCCGACGCGCCGGCCGCCGGTCCTCGCCGGCGCCCCGGCCGTGTCGCTCTCGCGATCAGTGGTCTCGGTGAACTCCTCATCACGGTGGGCCTGGTGCTCGGCCTGTTCGTCGTCTACTCCCTGTGGTGGACGAACGTCGTCGCCGACCGCAAGGCGGACCGGCAGGCGGACCGGGTCCGCGACCACTGGGCCCACCCTGCCGACACCGGGCCCGGGGCGCTGGACACCAAGGACGGCATCGGCTTCCTGCACGTCCCGGCCATGCGCAACGGCGTGGTCCTGGTCGAGAAGGGCACGGACACGGACGTCCTCGACGACGGTGTGGCCGGCTACTACACGGACCCGGTGAAGGCCGCTCTGCCCATGACCGGCAAGAAGGGCAACTTCACCCTCGCCGCCCACCGGGACGGTCACGGCGCCAAGTTCCACAACATCGACAAGCTGGAGGAAGGCGACCCGATCGTCTTCGAGACCAAGGACGACTGGTACGTCTACAAGGTCTTCTCGATCCTCCCCGAGACCTCGAAGTACGACGTCAAGGTCCTCTCCCAGGTCCCCGAGGAGTCCGGCAAGGACAAGCCGGGCCACTACATCACCCTGACGACGTGCACGCCGGTGTACACCTCGCGGTACCGGTACGTGGTGTGGGGCGAGCTGGAGCGGGTGCAGCCGGTGGACAGCAAGCGGACACCGCCGAAGGAACTGCGGTGA
- a CDS encoding aminodeoxychorismate/anthranilate synthase component II, which yields MSSARILVVDNYDSFVFNLVQYLYQLGAECEVLRNDEVTTAHAQDGFDGVLLSPGPGTPEEAGVCVDMVRHCAATGVPVFGVCLGMQSMQVAYGGVVDRAPELLHGKTSPVTHEGKGVFAGLPSPFTATRYHSLAAEPATVPAELEVTARTADGIIMGLRHRELPVEGVQFHPESVLTEHGHRMLANWLVECGDKGAVARSAGLAPVVGRATA from the coding sequence GTGAGCAGTGCACGGATTCTCGTCGTCGACAACTACGACAGCTTCGTCTTCAACCTCGTCCAGTACCTGTACCAGCTGGGTGCGGAGTGCGAGGTGCTCCGCAACGACGAGGTGACGACGGCGCACGCGCAGGACGGTTTCGACGGGGTGCTGCTTTCCCCGGGTCCGGGCACGCCGGAGGAGGCGGGGGTGTGCGTGGACATGGTCCGCCACTGCGCCGCGACCGGTGTCCCGGTGTTCGGGGTGTGTCTCGGCATGCAGTCGATGCAGGTGGCGTACGGCGGTGTGGTGGACCGGGCGCCCGAGCTGCTGCACGGCAAGACCTCTCCCGTCACGCACGAGGGCAAGGGTGTTTTCGCCGGTCTGCCGTCGCCCTTCACGGCGACCCGCTACCACTCGCTGGCCGCCGAGCCGGCGACCGTGCCGGCGGAGCTGGAGGTCACGGCCCGTACCGCGGACGGGATCATCATGGGGCTGCGTCACCGTGAACTCCCGGTCGAGGGGGTCCAGTTCCACCCCGAGTCGGTACTGACCGAGCACGGGCACCGGATGCTGGCCAACTGGCTGGTGGAGTGCGGCGACAAGGGTGCGGTGGCGAGGTCGGCGGGGCTCGCCCCGGTGGTGGGCAGGGCCACGGCGTGA